The following coding sequences are from one Bradyrhizobium sp. 200 window:
- a CDS encoding GGDEF domain-containing protein has translation MSFDTSTLYLFATMVAGMLGAMLLLFGRQENIPALKWWGTAYLLGASSVAIWTIGGAALGEPLLLALHALGFVACGMVWNASRVFHGRKPNLPGLFLGAIAWVGTVLALPSLNPAMRLIVGAAIVAIYAGLTASELWNERRRTMHKRWPTIAVPVMHGCVLALPILLGSLLRPHDETFTSSIWVTAFSIELILYAIGTVFVIFMLVSDRAVTVHKTAASVDPLSGMLNRRGFSEACNRVIEREAVAGRPVTVLIFDIDHFKSINDRFGHPAGDEILKLFSTVVISNLRISDLSGRIGGEEFAALLACPLAEGVIVAERVREAFEASNIVCEEGPVVTTVSIGVAGGPAGTELDVLLAAADTALYQAKRTGRNRVEAAAELPLSLENWRRKTAGRAASQRQVPAAT, from the coding sequence ATGTCGTTCGATACTTCCACGCTATATCTGTTTGCAACGATGGTCGCAGGCATGCTCGGGGCCATGCTGCTGCTGTTCGGCAGGCAGGAAAACATTCCGGCATTGAAGTGGTGGGGGACGGCCTATCTGCTCGGCGCATCGTCGGTGGCGATCTGGACCATCGGCGGCGCCGCACTTGGCGAGCCGCTGCTGCTGGCGCTGCATGCGCTCGGCTTCGTGGCCTGCGGCATGGTCTGGAACGCCTCGCGCGTATTCCACGGCCGCAAGCCCAATCTGCCGGGGTTGTTCCTTGGCGCGATCGCCTGGGTCGGCACGGTGCTGGCCTTGCCATCACTGAATCCCGCCATGCGGCTAATCGTCGGCGCGGCGATCGTCGCGATCTATGCGGGGCTGACGGCCTCCGAATTGTGGAACGAGCGGCGGCGGACGATGCACAAGCGGTGGCCGACGATTGCGGTGCCCGTGATGCATGGCTGCGTGCTGGCGCTGCCGATCCTGCTCGGCAGCCTGCTGCGCCCGCATGACGAAACCTTCACCAGCAGCATCTGGGTGACGGCGTTCTCGATCGAGTTGATTTTGTATGCGATCGGCACGGTGTTCGTCATCTTCATGCTGGTGTCGGACCGCGCCGTGACGGTGCACAAGACCGCGGCTTCGGTCGATCCCCTGAGCGGAATGCTGAACCGCCGCGGCTTTTCGGAAGCCTGCAACCGGGTGATCGAACGCGAGGCCGTCGCGGGGCGGCCGGTGACGGTGTTGATTTTCGACATCGACCATTTCAAGAGCATCAACGACCGCTTCGGCCATCCCGCAGGCGACGAGATCCTCAAATTGTTCTCCACCGTCGTGATCAGCAATTTGCGCATCAGCGACCTGTCGGGGCGGATCGGCGGTGAGGAGTTCGCGGCGCTGCTGGCGTGCCCGCTGGCAGAGGGCGTGATCGTGGCCGAGCGCGTGCGCGAGGCGTTCGAGGCGTCCAATATCGTTTGCGAGGAAGGGCCGGTCGTCACCACCGTCAGCATCGGCGTCGCCGGCGGGCCGGCGGGCACCGAGCTCGATGTGTTGCTGGCGGCGGCCGATACCGCGCTCTATCAGGCCAAGCGCACTGGCCGTAACCGGGTCGAGGCCGCCGCCGAGCTGCCGCTTTCGCTGGAGAACTGGCGGCGCAAGACCGCCGGCCGCGCAGCTTCGCAACGTCAGGTGCCGGCTGCGACCTGA
- a CDS encoding PaaI family thioesterase: MAAPKMSVAELEKFLREEFPQAFSDGDITIESADGQTCLLRRRFDERMLRPGGTVSGPTLMAMADFAMYVVLLSAIGPVGLAVTTNLNINFLRKGLPGQDVLAAARLLKLGKRLAVGEVNLLSGTSPDPIAHVTATYSIPNM; encoded by the coding sequence ATGGCGGCACCGAAAATGAGCGTGGCTGAGCTGGAGAAGTTCCTCCGCGAGGAATTTCCGCAAGCCTTCAGCGACGGCGACATCACCATCGAGAGCGCCGACGGCCAGACCTGCCTGCTGCGACGGCGCTTTGACGAGCGCATGCTGCGTCCGGGCGGCACGGTGTCGGGACCGACGCTGATGGCGATGGCCGATTTCGCAATGTATGTGGTGCTGCTCTCGGCGATCGGTCCGGTCGGACTGGCGGTAACGACCAACCTCAACATCAATTTTCTGCGCAAGGGCCTGCCGGGGCAGGACGTGCTGGCCGCGGCGAGGCTGTTGAAGCTCGGCAAGCGGCTGGCGGTCGGCGAGGTCAACCTGCTGTCAGGCACGTCGCCCGATCCGATCGCCCATGTGACGGCGACCTATTCCATTCCAAACATGTAG
- a CDS encoding AI-2E family transporter, whose protein sequence is MTGPADNRLQARNDLAWAISVGGIGVVLFAALLAFTWHFAATLFLIFSGILLGVALNAMSNLLGRVVRLPHALRLTMVCLVVAGMLSGIVFLGGTTIAQQTTALSNTLKSQLVNVKGFLERNGIDTSFFDFGTLSSAPDDAAPAAAAPTPHALPSAGTIAASGGAIFSQSLKLILGTASAVGNFFIVLFLGIAFATQPSVYRDGLLFMAPARHRTRAVAIVDRIGETLERWLIAQIITMVAVFLVTWIGLSIIGIQSSFILGIQAGLLAFIPTVGAILGGLIVVLASLASGWVAALSAFILFLGVHALESYVLTPLIQRQALDIPPATLFAFQILLGVVFGIWGLALALPLMAIAKVMIDHFKAEGAAGAITTF, encoded by the coding sequence GTGACAGGTCCGGCTGACAATCGCCTTCAGGCCCGCAACGATCTGGCGTGGGCGATATCGGTCGGCGGGATCGGCGTCGTGCTGTTCGCCGCCCTGCTCGCGTTCACCTGGCACTTCGCCGCGACGCTGTTTCTGATATTTTCCGGCATCCTGCTCGGCGTCGCCCTCAACGCCATGAGCAACCTGCTCGGGCGCGTCGTGCGGCTTCCCCACGCGCTGCGGCTCACGATGGTCTGTCTGGTGGTCGCGGGGATGCTGTCGGGCATCGTCTTTCTCGGCGGCACCACGATCGCCCAGCAGACGACGGCGCTCAGCAACACGCTCAAATCGCAGCTCGTCAACGTCAAGGGTTTCCTGGAAAGGAACGGCATCGACACCAGCTTTTTCGACTTCGGCACCCTGTCCTCGGCGCCGGATGATGCCGCGCCGGCGGCTGCTGCGCCGACGCCCCACGCGCTTCCCAGCGCCGGCACGATTGCGGCCAGCGGCGGCGCCATCTTCAGCCAAAGCCTGAAACTGATCCTGGGTACCGCAAGCGCGGTCGGAAACTTCTTCATCGTGCTGTTTCTGGGCATAGCCTTCGCGACCCAGCCAAGCGTCTACCGCGACGGCCTGCTGTTCATGGCGCCGGCCAGACACCGCACGCGCGCAGTCGCAATCGTCGACCGGATCGGGGAGACGCTGGAGCGCTGGCTGATCGCGCAGATCATCACCATGGTCGCGGTGTTTCTGGTGACCTGGATCGGGCTCTCGATCATCGGCATCCAGAGTTCGTTCATCCTGGGCATCCAGGCAGGCCTTCTCGCCTTCATCCCGACGGTCGGCGCGATCCTCGGCGGGTTGATCGTGGTGCTGGCGAGCCTCGCCTCGGGATGGGTCGCGGCCCTCTCCGCCTTCATCCTGTTCCTCGGCGTGCACGCGCTGGAAAGCTATGTGCTGACGCCGCTGATCCAACGGCAGGCGCTGGATATTCCACCGGCAACGCTGTTTGCGTTCCAGATCCTGCTCGGCGTCGTCTTCGGCATCTGGGGGCTGGCGCTCGCGCTGCCCCTGATGGCGATCGCCAAGGTGATGATCGACCATTTCAAGGCGGAAGGCGCGGCAGGCGCGATCACGACCTTCTGA
- the rplM gene encoding 50S ribosomal protein L13 → MKTYSAKPAEVTKKWVLIDAKGLVVGRLATLVAMRLRGKHLPTYTPHVDCGDNVVIINAAHVVLTGRKRDNKVYYKHTGFIGGIKERTAKSILEGRFPERVVEKAIERMIPRGPLGRVQMGNLRVYPGADHPHEAQQPEKVDIASMNRKNMRAA, encoded by the coding sequence ATGAAAACCTATTCGGCAAAGCCCGCCGAGGTGACGAAGAAGTGGGTGCTGATCGACGCCAAGGGTCTGGTGGTCGGCCGGCTCGCCACGCTGGTCGCCATGCGCCTGCGCGGCAAACACCTCCCGACCTATACGCCCCATGTCGATTGCGGCGATAACGTCGTCATCATCAACGCGGCGCATGTCGTGCTGACCGGTCGCAAGCGCGACAACAAGGTCTACTACAAGCACACCGGCTTTATCGGCGGCATCAAGGAGCGCACCGCGAAGTCGATCCTCGAGGGCCGTTTCCCCGAGCGCGTGGTCGAGAAGGCCATCGAGCGCATGATCCCGCGTGGTCCGCTCGGCCGCGTGCAGATGGGCAATCTGCGCGTTTACCCCGGCGCCGACCATCCGCATGAAGCCCAACAGCCCGAGAAGGTTGATATCGCTTCGATGAACCGCAAGAACATGAGGGCCGCATAA
- a CDS encoding gamma-glutamyl-gamma-aminobutyrate hydrolase family protein — MRRPVVGVIGNAYRVENRFQTQMVGERNLRAVTDVAGALPLMFAGSPEITDIGALLDVVDGVVLTGARANVHPTRFKTEPHEKHEPYDIHRDDVALALTEACVARGVPIFGICRGLQEMNVAFGGSLHPEIREIPGRMNHRMPRLENGDIHPDPTVVFADRHDVHLTPGGTFANLLGCETIRVNSLHGQGILEPGERVVIEGIAEDGTIEAIRIADAASFALGVQWHAEYDPQRNPINRKLFEAFGEALKAHKRAA, encoded by the coding sequence ATGAGACGGCCCGTGGTCGGGGTGATCGGGAACGCCTATCGCGTCGAAAATCGTTTTCAGACCCAGATGGTCGGAGAGCGCAATCTGCGCGCGGTCACCGACGTGGCGGGGGCGCTGCCGCTGATGTTTGCAGGCTCGCCCGAAATTACCGACATCGGCGCGCTTCTTGATGTCGTCGATGGCGTCGTGCTGACCGGGGCGCGGGCCAATGTCCATCCGACGCGCTTCAAGACCGAGCCGCATGAGAAGCATGAGCCCTACGACATCCATCGCGACGACGTCGCGCTGGCGCTGACGGAGGCCTGTGTCGCCCGCGGTGTGCCGATCTTCGGCATCTGCCGCGGCCTGCAGGAGATGAACGTCGCCTTCGGCGGTTCGCTGCACCCGGAAATCCGCGAAATTCCCGGCCGCATGAACCACCGCATGCCGCGGCTGGAGAACGGCGACATCCATCCCGATCCGACGGTCGTGTTTGCCGACCGCCACGACGTCCACCTCACGCCCGGCGGCACTTTTGCAAACCTGCTCGGCTGCGAGACCATCCGGGTGAACTCGCTGCACGGGCAGGGCATCCTCGAACCCGGCGAGCGCGTCGTCATCGAAGGCATCGCCGAAGACGGCACCATCGAAGCGATCCGGATCGCGGACGCCGCAAGCTTCGCCCTCGGGGTGCAGTGGCACGCCGAGTACGACCCGCAGCGCAATCCGATCAATCGAAAGCTGTTCGAAGCGTTCGGCGAAGCGCTGAAGGCGCACAAGCGGGCCGCGTAG
- a CDS encoding enoyl-CoA hydratase has translation MPAQTARAPTAQPPILLQENVGSIRLLTLNRPVARNSLSEGLIAELHGALKQIHDDNSVRAVVIAANGPAFSAGHDMKELTARRSDADRGRAYFRQIMNACSAMMQAVVLLPKPVVAAVQGIATAAGCQLVASCDLAVASEAAGFATPGVDIGLFCSTPMVALSRNIPRKQAMEMLLTGEPISAATARNIGLVNRVVAAGTERDAAIALAQKVALKSAYTVKLGKEAFYRQAEMSLADAYRYAAEVMTENMMARDAEEGIGAFIEKRDPKWQDK, from the coding sequence ATGCCCGCCCAGACTGCTCGCGCACCCACGGCACAACCTCCGATCCTGCTGCAGGAAAACGTCGGCAGCATCCGCCTGCTCACCCTCAACCGGCCGGTGGCGCGCAACAGCCTGTCGGAAGGCCTGATCGCCGAGCTGCACGGCGCGCTGAAGCAAATCCATGACGACAACAGCGTCCGCGCCGTCGTCATCGCGGCCAATGGTCCGGCCTTCTCCGCGGGCCATGACATGAAGGAACTGACCGCGCGCCGCAGCGATGCCGATCGCGGCCGCGCCTATTTCAGGCAGATCATGAACGCCTGTAGCGCGATGATGCAGGCGGTCGTGCTTCTGCCAAAGCCCGTCGTCGCCGCCGTGCAGGGCATTGCCACCGCCGCCGGCTGCCAGCTCGTGGCGAGTTGCGATCTCGCGGTCGCCTCCGAGGCCGCGGGCTTTGCCACCCCCGGCGTCGATATCGGCCTGTTCTGTTCGACGCCCATGGTGGCGCTGTCGCGCAACATCCCGCGCAAGCAGGCGATGGAAATGCTGCTCACGGGCGAGCCGATTTCGGCGGCGACGGCCAGGAATATCGGCCTCGTCAACCGCGTCGTCGCTGCCGGCACCGAGCGCGATGCGGCGATCGCGCTGGCGCAGAAGGTCGCGCTCAAATCCGCCTACACCGTCAAGCTCGGCAAGGAGGCCTTCTATCGCCAGGCCGAGATGAGCCTTGCCGACGCCTACCGCTATGCGGCCGAAGTGATGACCGAAAACATGATGGCGCGCGACGCCGAGGAAGGCATCGGCGCCTTCATCGAGAAGCGCGACCCGAAGTGGCAGGATAAGTGA
- a CDS encoding carboxypeptidase-like regulatory domain-containing protein, producing the protein MNLGRILFSFTLAATAGLLSLAVTPSHAQQPTAIAIDNDDIGGVVLGPNGPEAGVWVIAETNELPTKFAKIVVTDDQGRYVIPDLPPNVNYAVWVRGYGLVDSPRLRAKPGQQVNLAAVPAPNDAAAAHYYAAIYWYTLMKIPPAKDFGGSTDIPKEITQDIWRQRMNNVDCIGCHQLGQESTRTIPGAFGEFKSGEEAWMRRVSSGQTGEWMVNRLAGQLGGVPFKYFGDWTDRVAKGELPKSKPPRPAGIERNVVISSWEWATEKHFVHDLISSDRRNPTVNAYGPLYGANEYSSDDMPILDPKTHKVTFSRMPVADPDAPESFGPPFHGTAVLNPVSPSAYWGEEKIWSQRANNHNSMFDKKGRVWLAAAVRGIENPAYCRKGSDHPSAKAFPLERSGRQVTVFDPKTQKYSFIDTCFGTHHPQFGYDADDTLWVSGTGPVAGWVNTRLWDETGDAVKAQGWAPFVLDTNGNGKVDQYTEPGAPAQADKDMRIAGSGPYAVMPHPTDGSVWYTVNVFVGQPGFMRFDPKTKLSEFYAIPKEGIGVRGGDIDKNGVLWGSGSNGSLIRFDRSKCKNPLNGPNATGNHCPEGFSYFKYPGPGFEGFENSSAEASYYTWVDHHNTVGLGENIPISTANLNDGFVAFKDGQMVMLRIPYPLGFFAKGLDGRIDDPGAGWKGRGLWSSSGDRTPWLMEGGKGSRPRAVHIQVRPDPLAK; encoded by the coding sequence ATGAATCTCGGCCGGATCCTATTCTCCTTCACCTTGGCGGCGACAGCGGGCTTACTCAGCCTGGCCGTCACGCCGTCGCATGCGCAGCAGCCAACGGCAATCGCAATCGACAATGATGATATCGGCGGCGTGGTGCTCGGACCAAACGGTCCGGAGGCCGGCGTCTGGGTGATCGCGGAAACCAACGAGTTGCCGACGAAGTTCGCCAAGATCGTCGTCACTGACGATCAGGGACGCTACGTAATCCCTGACCTGCCGCCGAATGTGAATTACGCCGTCTGGGTGCGCGGCTACGGGCTGGTGGATTCGCCCAGGCTGCGCGCCAAGCCCGGCCAGCAGGTCAATCTCGCGGCGGTGCCGGCGCCGAACGATGCGGCGGCGGCGCATTATTACGCGGCGATCTACTGGTACACGCTGATGAAGATCCCGCCAGCAAAGGATTTCGGCGGCAGCACCGATATACCGAAGGAGATCACGCAGGATATCTGGCGCCAGCGGATGAACAATGTCGACTGCATCGGCTGCCATCAGCTCGGCCAGGAATCCACGCGCACGATCCCGGGCGCGTTCGGCGAATTCAAATCGGGTGAGGAAGCCTGGATGCGCCGCGTCTCCTCAGGCCAGACCGGCGAATGGATGGTGAATCGGTTGGCGGGTCAGCTCGGCGGCGTGCCGTTCAAATATTTCGGTGACTGGACCGATCGGGTCGCCAAGGGCGAACTGCCGAAATCCAAGCCGCCACGGCCGGCAGGCATCGAGCGCAATGTCGTCATCTCGTCGTGGGAATGGGCGACGGAGAAGCATTTCGTCCACGACCTGATTTCCTCGGACCGGCGCAATCCCACGGTCAACGCCTACGGCCCGCTGTACGGCGCGAACGAATACTCGTCCGACGACATGCCGATCCTCGATCCGAAGACGCACAAGGTGACGTTCTCCAGGATGCCGGTCGCTGATCCCGACGCGCCGGAATCGTTCGGCCCTCCGTTCCACGGCACGGCCGTGCTCAATCCGGTCAGCCCCTCGGCCTATTGGGGTGAAGAGAAGATCTGGAGCCAGCGGGCCAACAATCACAACAGCATGTTCGACAAGAAGGGCCGCGTGTGGCTGGCGGCGGCGGTGCGCGGCATCGAAAATCCGGCTTACTGCCGGAAAGGGTCGGACCACCCGTCTGCGAAGGCCTTCCCGCTGGAACGCTCCGGACGGCAAGTGACGGTGTTCGATCCCAAGACCCAGAAGTACAGCTTCATCGATACCTGCTTCGGCACCCATCACCCGCAGTTCGGCTACGACGCCGACGATACGCTCTGGGTCTCGGGGACCGGTCCGGTCGCCGGCTGGGTCAACACCAGGCTATGGGACGAGACCGGCGATGCCGTCAAAGCGCAGGGCTGGGCGCCGTTCGTTCTCGACACCAACGGCAACGGCAAGGTCGACCAATACACCGAGCCGGGCGCGCCGGCGCAGGCCGACAAGGACATGCGGATCGCCGGCTCCGGCCCTTACGCCGTGATGCCGCATCCGACCGACGGCTCGGTCTGGTACACCGTCAACGTGTTCGTCGGCCAACCCGGCTTCATGCGCTTCGATCCCAAGACCAAACTGTCGGAGTTTTACGCCATTCCGAAGGAAGGCATCGGCGTCCGCGGCGGAGATATCGACAAGAACGGCGTGCTCTGGGGTTCGGGCTCGAACGGCAGCCTGATCCGCTTCGATCGCAGCAAATGCAAGAACCCGCTGAACGGGCCGAACGCGACCGGCAACCACTGCCCGGAGGGTTTCTCCTACTTCAAATATCCGGGCCCCGGCTTCGAAGGCTTCGAGAACTCGAGCGCCGAGGCGAGCTATTACACTTGGGTAGATCACCACAACACGGTCGGCCTCGGCGAAAACATCCCGATCTCCACCGCCAACCTCAACGACGGCTTCGTTGCCTTCAAGGACGGGCAGATGGTGATGCTGCGCATCCCGTATCCGCTCGGCTTTTTCGCCAAGGGCCTCGACGGACGCATTGACGATCCGGGCGCGGGCTGGAAAGGCCGAGGGCTGTGGAGTTCAAGCGGCGATCGCACGCCCTGGCTGATGGAGGGGGGCAAGGGCTCAAGGCCGCGGGCGGTGCATATCCAGGTGCGCCCCGACCCGCTCGCGAAGTAA
- a CDS encoding O-acetylhomoserine aminocarboxypropyltransferase, with protein sequence MTDRLPGFSTLAVHAGAQPDPTTGARVTPIYQTTSFVFNDADHAASLFGLQAFGNIYTRIGNPTTAVLEERIAALEGGTAALAVASGHAAQVVVLQQLLMPGDEFVAARKLYGGSINQFTHAFKSFGWNVAWADPDDIGSFERAVTPRTKAIFIESIANPAGSITDIEGIAEVARKAGVPLIVDNTLATPYLIRPIDHGADIVVHSLTKFLGGHGNSLGGIIVDGGTFDWSKDNKYPMLNEPRPEYHGIRIQETFGNFAFAIACRVLGLRDLGPALSPFNAFMILTGIETLPLRMQKHCENAKAVAEFLAGHSAVASVNYAGLASDKYNKLARKYAPKGAGAVFTFSLRGGYDAGVNLVSNLKLFSHLANVGDTRSLVIHPASTTHSQLDDAAKVKSGAAPDVVRLSIGIEDKEDLIADLEQALSA encoded by the coding sequence ATGACCGACCGTCTCCCGGGATTTTCGACCCTTGCCGTGCATGCCGGCGCGCAGCCCGATCCCACCACCGGCGCGCGGGTGACGCCGATCTATCAAACCACGTCCTTCGTGTTCAACGATGCCGACCATGCCGCCTCGCTGTTCGGACTGCAGGCGTTCGGCAACATCTATACCCGCATCGGCAATCCGACCACCGCGGTGCTGGAGGAGCGCATTGCGGCGCTGGAAGGCGGCACCGCAGCGCTTGCGGTCGCCTCAGGACACGCGGCGCAGGTCGTCGTGCTGCAGCAGCTCTTGATGCCCGGCGACGAATTCGTCGCCGCGCGAAAACTCTACGGCGGCTCGATCAACCAGTTCACGCATGCGTTCAAGAGTTTTGGCTGGAACGTGGCGTGGGCCGATCCCGACGATATCGGCAGTTTCGAGCGCGCGGTAACGCCGCGCACCAAGGCGATCTTCATCGAATCGATCGCCAACCCCGCCGGCAGCATCACCGACATCGAGGGAATCGCGGAAGTGGCCCGCAAGGCCGGCGTGCCGCTGATCGTCGACAACACGCTGGCGACGCCGTATCTGATCCGCCCGATCGACCATGGCGCCGACATCGTCGTGCATTCGCTAACGAAATTTCTCGGCGGCCACGGTAATTCGCTTGGCGGCATCATCGTCGACGGCGGCACCTTCGACTGGTCGAAGGACAATAAATATCCGATGCTCAACGAGCCGCGACCGGAATATCACGGCATCAGGATCCAGGAGACGTTTGGCAATTTCGCCTTCGCGATTGCCTGCCGCGTGCTGGGCCTGCGCGACCTCGGTCCGGCGCTGTCGCCGTTCAACGCCTTCATGATCCTGACCGGCATCGAGACGCTGCCGCTGCGCATGCAGAAGCATTGCGAAAACGCCAAGGCGGTCGCGGAATTTCTTGCCGGCCATTCCGCCGTGGCATCGGTGAACTATGCCGGCCTCGCCAGCGACAAGTACAACAAGCTCGCGCGCAAATACGCGCCGAAGGGCGCCGGAGCGGTATTCACCTTCAGCCTGAGGGGCGGCTACGACGCCGGCGTCAACCTGGTGTCGAACCTGAAACTGTTCTCGCATCTGGCCAATGTCGGCGATACCCGTTCGCTGGTGATTCACCCGGCATCGACCACCCACAGCCAGCTCGACGACGCCGCCAAGGTAAAATCCGGCGCCGCACCCGATGTCGTGCGCCTGTCGATCGGCATCGAGGACAAGGAAGATCTGATCGCGGACCTGGAGCAGGCGCTAAGCGCGTAG
- a CDS encoding CoA-binding protein, with the protein MNHDNYDDNYIRSILNGVKSIAMVGASPVNVRPSYFAFKYLAQRGYDMIPVNPGHVGKNLLGKPFVASLSDIGHPVDMIDIFRNSSHIMPVVDEALTLSPPPKVIWMQLGARDDAAAEKAEAAGLKVVMNRCPKIEYGRLSSEISWMGVNSRTLSSKRAPIPTQGMRLSLNRMSVGGGATTASDRAAKNKSEPT; encoded by the coding sequence ATGAACCACGACAATTACGACGACAACTACATCCGCAGCATCCTCAACGGCGTGAAGTCGATCGCGATGGTCGGCGCCTCCCCGGTCAATGTGCGACCGAGCTACTTCGCCTTCAAATATCTGGCGCAGCGCGGTTACGACATGATCCCGGTCAATCCGGGTCACGTTGGCAAGAACCTGCTCGGAAAACCCTTCGTCGCCTCGCTGTCGGATATCGGCCATCCCGTCGACATGATCGACATCTTCCGCAATTCCAGCCACATCATGCCCGTCGTCGACGAAGCCCTGACATTGTCACCGCCGCCGAAAGTTATCTGGATGCAGCTCGGCGCGCGCGACGACGCGGCTGCCGAGAAGGCCGAAGCCGCCGGCCTCAAGGTCGTGATGAACCGCTGCCCGAAGATCGAGTATGGACGGCTGTCGTCGGAAATTTCGTGGATGGGAGTCAATTCGCGCACGCTGAGTTCGAAGCGCGCGCCGATCCCGACCCAGGGCATGCGTCTGTCGCTGAATCGGATGAGCGTCGGCGGCGGCGCAACCACAGCATCGGATCGCGCCGCAAAGAACAAAAGCGAGCCGACGTGA
- the rpsI gene encoding 30S ribosomal protein S9: protein MSDTMQSLDQLASLKTVAPEAPKYVKKVDKYGRAYATGKRKDAVARVWIKPGAGKIVVNTREVEVYFARPVLRMLIQQPLVAAARSGQYDVICTVAGGGLSGQAGAVRHGISKALTNFEPDLRGVLKKGGFLTRDSRTVERKKYGRAKARKSFQFSKR, encoded by the coding sequence ATGTCGGATACCATGCAGTCGCTCGACCAGTTGGCGTCGCTGAAGACGGTCGCTCCGGAAGCGCCGAAATACGTCAAGAAGGTCGACAAGTACGGCCGCGCCTATGCCACCGGCAAGCGCAAGGACGCGGTCGCCCGCGTTTGGATCAAGCCGGGCGCCGGCAAGATCGTGGTCAACACCCGCGAAGTCGAGGTCTATTTCGCCCGCCCCGTGTTGCGCATGCTGATCCAGCAGCCGCTGGTCGCCGCCGCACGCTCCGGCCAATATGACGTCATCTGCACGGTCGCCGGCGGCGGTCTGTCTGGCCAGGCGGGTGCCGTGCGTCACGGCATCTCGAAGGCCTTGACGAACTTCGAGCCGGATTTGCGCGGCGTCCTGAAGAAGGGCGGCTTCCTGACCCGCGACTCCCGCACTGTGGAGCGCAAGAAATACGGCCGAGCGAAAGCGCGCAAGTCGTTCCAGTTCTCGAAGCGCTAA
- the nadA gene encoding quinolinate synthase NadA: MANLNSTALARSAALYDRVKRVIPPPEWAVFADDVDAILELKRSRNAVVLAHNYQTPEIFHGVADIVGDSLLLAREATKVDADIIVLAGVHFMAETAKLLNPEKTVLIPDLAAGCSLADSITPHDVRLMRQRYPGAPVVTYVNTSSAVKAESDICCTSGNALKVVESLGAERVIMLPDEYLAQNIAAQTNVKIITWKGHCEVHELFTASDVRQLRENHPDVTILAHPECPPEVVAEADFSGSTAAMSDFVGQKRPPRVVLLTECSMSDNVAVLHPDVEFIRPCNLCPHMKRITLKNIRDALETGRHEVTIDPAIAVSARRAVERMLAI; encoded by the coding sequence ATGGCCAACCTCAACTCCACCGCACTCGCCCGGTCCGCCGCGCTTTACGACCGCGTCAAACGGGTCATCCCGCCGCCTGAATGGGCGGTTTTCGCCGACGACGTCGACGCCATCCTCGAACTCAAGCGAAGCCGCAACGCCGTCGTCCTCGCGCATAACTACCAGACGCCTGAAATCTTCCACGGCGTCGCCGACATCGTCGGCGACAGCCTCTTGCTGGCGCGCGAAGCCACCAAGGTCGATGCCGACATCATCGTGCTGGCCGGCGTGCACTTCATGGCCGAGACGGCCAAGCTGCTCAATCCGGAAAAGACCGTGCTGATCCCCGACCTTGCGGCGGGCTGTTCGCTGGCGGACTCCATTACCCCGCATGACGTACGGCTGATGCGCCAGCGCTATCCCGGCGCTCCCGTCGTCACCTATGTCAACACCTCGTCGGCAGTGAAGGCGGAATCCGACATCTGCTGCACCTCGGGCAATGCGCTCAAAGTGGTGGAGTCGCTTGGCGCCGAGCGTGTGATCATGCTGCCGGATGAATATCTCGCGCAGAACATCGCCGCGCAGACGAACGTGAAGATCATCACATGGAAGGGCCATTGCGAGGTGCACGAGTTGTTTACGGCGTCAGACGTCCGGCAACTGCGCGAAAATCACCCTGACGTGACCATCCTGGCGCATCCGGAGTGCCCGCCCGAAGTGGTCGCGGAAGCCGATTTCTCCGGCTCCACGGCGGCGATGTCGGACTTCGTCGGCCAAAAACGCCCGCCCCGCGTCGTGCTGCTGACGGAGTGCTCGATGAGCGACAACGTAGCCGTGCTTCACCCCGACGTGGAGTTCATCCGGCCCTGCAATCTGTGCCCGCACATGAAGCGGATCACGCTGAAGAACATCCGCGATGCACTGGAGACCGGCCGGCACGAGGTGACGATCGATCCCGCCATTGCTGTATCAGCCCGTCGCGCCGTCGAAAGGATGCTGGCGATATGA